One Podarcis muralis chromosome 1, rPodMur119.hap1.1, whole genome shotgun sequence genomic window carries:
- the MAP3K19 gene encoding mitogen-activated protein kinase kinase kinase 19 isoform X4, whose amino-acid sequence MEKVFESTSYSTGFAPSTFADNLNLSPPVAFHPIRMVQLPPLEDKAKKNADCNNLPNILNHYSVPTKHTDPQSEDQNHKIITDGFTVFGDPHSVTLDNCHMTFRYSKAQETEPQFECGRYRADIGNEVSSGEMHQVLATFESLSITSKDCSFDHPDDYFSQSKVVHTAEKYECSPLGHQDSSKAKNWGKYFAKRSGSPKLQSNKAESSEVKPDPNERTKNTMNIEPGNTDMHSSLQSEVTEHHASVITIPNTLMVLEQSESSICTAINLGMMENVTVSEAAESNSTKATPISHITISSHEPDQISHVSRHSAQRKSMPTNLSHSFNIFAHKGSENCKVNSNRTTLALKASVCTKMPQDFILWGKSSIQHHANKVKNPTSHSQGLGLSHAKTGVSSKLQNKHLQQEKCRFGQSSQKSPKQMLPRNSKHFPSSGETITPFPVRQAQSSVEFVDLKYSDMFKEINSSDKGPGIYEMFGTPAYSREPHGCENSSCRNVHSAPAGRRTAMKHKYNHLSAKKSGRIRNAQKKTCPKSHKNSLGIKQKEKDLGQRGVSGLEGCCQKQKESVIDPKREGQIKSAAPFHEDDDQQLPVPTEFTLPAQQNEVIPNSNLSTIEEVSLDHTSEAGDAFISKAFAINVQELLWPKVKVHAEYAPFLNYAKDTNELINVAQNKSLMQAKIGTTACLEDLDANQVLFCDDNQRNPAALCFSNRVNSPPPQSPEVEKVGLSTKRTCLPANSVSQEYPNTLICSEEITEDSFCCSVSELLSLDSADDNRLRIATKNADTVVQNGNTESKGNSAASVRNCKDFSPDFLESSRENRFLNVVTFSENNVASEGPILWTKGEILGKGAYGTVYCGLTSQGHLIAVKQVALSTCDQIGTEKEYQKLQYEVEILKNLTHINIVGYLGTSLEDNIGPV is encoded by the exons ATGGAAAAAGTATTTGAAAGCACAAGTTATAGCACTGGATTTGCTCCCTCGACATTTGCAGACAAT CTCAACCTATCACCACCAGTGGCATTTCATCCTATAAGAATGGTGCAGCTTCCTCCTTTAGAAGACAAAGCCAAGAAAAATGCTGATTGTAATAATCTGCCCAATATTTTGAACCACTATTCCGTTCCTACGAAGCATACTGACCCTCAGTCTGAGGACCAGAATCACAAAATTATAACAGATGGCTTCACCGTCTTTGGAGATCCACACTCAGTCACCCTGGATAACTGTCATATGACCTTTCGATATTCCAAAGCCCAAGAAACTGAACCGCAGTTTGAGTGCGGCAGATATAGAGCAGATATAGGAAATGAAGTATCCAGTGGTGAAATGCATCAGGTTTTGGCAACCTTTGAGAGTTTAAGTATTACAAGCAAAGACTGTAGTTTTGACCATCCTGATGATTACTTCAGCCAAAGCAAAGTAGTACATACAGCAGAAAAATACGAATGTTCTCCTTTGGGACATCAAGATAGTTCCAAAGCTAAGAACTGGGGGAAATATTTTGCAAAGAGGAGTGGCAGCCCTAAGCTACAGTCAAATAAAGCAGAATCATCAGAGGTGAAACCAGATCCGAACGAACGTACAAAAAATACTAtgaatattgaaccaggaaatactGATATGCATTCAAGTCTTCAAAGCGAGGTTACAGAACATCATGCTTCAGTGATTACTATTCCTAATACTTTGATGGTTCTTGAACAATCTGAAAGCAGTATTTGTACAGCAATCAACCTGGGAATGATGGAAAACGTCACTGTGTCTGAAGCTGCTGAAAGCAATAGTACGAAAGCAACTCCCATTAGCCATATTACAATATCTAGCCATGAACCAGATCAGATCTCCCATGTTTCTAGACACTCTGCTCAAAGAAAGAGCATGCCAACTAACTTAAGCCACAGCTTCAACATTTTTGCTCATAAAGGGAGTGAAAATTGTAAAGTAAACAGCAACAGAACCACCTTGGCTCTAAAGGCTAGTGTGTGTACCAAGATGCCTCAAGATTTTATTCTTTGGGGCAAGAGTTCTATCCAACACCATGCTAACAAGGTAAAGAATCCCACTTCTCATTCTCAAGGACTAGGATTGTCTCATGCAAAGACTGGGGTTTCCTCAAAGCTTCAGAATAAACACCTTCAGCAGGAGAAATGCCGCTTCGGTCAAAGCAGTCAGAAATCCCCAAAGCAGATGCTTCCCAGAAATTCCAAACATTTCCCTAGCTCAGGAGAAACCATTACTCCTTTTCCTGTAAGACAAGCACAGTCTTCCGTAGAATTTGTAGACCTGAAGTACAGTGACATGTTCAAGGAAATAAATTCAAGTGACAAAGGTCCGGGCATTTATGAAATGTTTGGAACTCCAGCATATTCCAGGGAGCCTCATGGCTGTGAAAACAGTTCCTGCAGGAATGTGCACTCTGCTCCAGCTGGGAGGCGCACTGCGATGAAACATAAATATAACCATCTCAGtgcaaagaagagtggcagaatAAGAAATGCCCAGAAAAAAACATGCCCCAAATCACACAAGAATTCCCTTGGCATTAAACAGAAGGAGAAGGATTTGGGGCAAAGAGGGGTATCTGGGTTAGAGGGTTGCTgtcagaagcagaaagaaagtgTGATTGACCCTAAAAGAGAAGGGCAAATAAAGAGTGCAGCACCATTTCATGAAGATGATGATCAGCAGCTTCCAGTTCCTACCGAGTTTACTCTACCCGCTCAACAAAATGAAGTCATTCCTAATTCAAATCTGTCAACTATTGAAGAAGTCTCATTGGATCACACTTCAGAGGCTGGCGATGCTTTCATTAGTAAAGCATTTGCCATCAATGTTCAAGAATTACTGTGGCCGAAGGTTAAAGTTCATGCAGAATATGCTCCTTTCTTAAACTATGCAAAAGATACAAATGAACTTATAAATGTAGCACAGAACAAAAGTTTAATGCAGGCGAAAATTGGAACAACTGCTTGCCTTGAGGATCTAGATGCAAATCAGGTTTTGTTCTGTGATGATAATCAAAGGAACCCCGCTGCACTATGTTTTTCAAACAGAGTAAACTCACCTCCTCCACAAAGCCCAGAAGTTGAAAAAGTTGGCTTATCAACCAAACGGACTTGCCTTCCTGCAAACTCTGTTTCCCAGGAATATCCAAACACTCTGATCTGCAGTGAAGAAATAACTGAAGACtcgttttgttgttctgtatccGAGCTGCTCTCTCTCGATAGCGCAGATGACAACCGTTTGAGAATAGCTACAAAAAATGCAGATACTGTGGTACAAAATGGAAACACTGAGAGTAAAGGAAACAGCGCAGCAAGTGTTAGAAATTGTAAG GATTTTTCTCCAGATTTCCTGGAATCCAGTAGAGAAAATAGATTTCTAAATGTGGTTACATTTTCAGAAAACAATGTAGCTAGTGAAGGACCTATCCTGTGGACCAAAGGTGAAATCCTTGGAAAAGGAGCCTATGGCACA gtTTATTGTGGACTTACAAGCCAAGGACATTTAATAGCTGTGAAACAAGTAGCACTGAGTACCTGTGACCAAATTGGGACTGAGAAGGAATATCAGAAACTGCAATACGAAGTTGAGATTTTGAAAAATCTAACACACATCAACATTGTAGGGTACCTGGGAACAAGTTTAGAAGACAACATA GGACCAGTATGA